The Misgurnus anguillicaudatus chromosome 23, ASM2758022v2, whole genome shotgun sequence sequence CGTGTATTTGTTAGACTGTAAATGCTTTAACACCAGACacaaatgaacattttgtgTTAATTAGCGTCATTTGGGCGTGAAATAGATTGGTTAACGCTTATGTCATTCGCATCACCAGATGTCtgttgcgtctttgcattgacttaacatgtaaatcactcgcgcttaacGCTTCATTtgcatctggtgtgaatgcacagtaagtCATTAGTCAGAAGATGTGTTAGCTCGTGACAGTATATGTGATGAGAACGAGTGAGACATGTGACTAGTGATGGGATCTCTCAGGTGGGTTTGTTTTTCGGCGAGGTCGACCCCTATCTGATGTACGCCCTCTATAACAACTCCATCTACGCCCGACACCAAACCTTCCAGTATCAGTCGGCATGCGAACCCACAGCCAGCAGTCACACAGGAGCGGCACACAGACACTTCTACGTGGTGAGTTTTTGTCGTTTGGGTTATTGATTTAGTCTTGTGTAGCTGAAACTTCAGATTTGTAGTGAGTTTAAAGCATGTTTGTCTTGTTAGCCATCCATTGCTGATGTTTTGAGTTTGGCCTGGTGGACGTCGGCAGCTGCATGGTGAGATTCATCTGTGATTTACTCTTCAGACTCTTGAGCAGCAGATGTTAGTGAATCACTGTTAAACACATGCGTGGCTTTGTCTAATGCTAGCTGTTCTCCTTCAGGTCCCTTTTACAGCAGTTTCTGTATGGACTCCTATACAGCAGCTGGTACAGCACAGGTTAGAGACTCAACATCATATAGTgcatcaaaaaataatgatgCAGTATTATTGTCATGACGATTATGTACAGTTCTCTCAAAACATGATTATAGggtcaaatattataaatattatacaccactgtacattttttattgtagtattttactttaatactttaCAAACATCATGTTATAGATTAGAATGAAATAAGTTGGATTGCAAAACTCAAACCTGTGTGTGTTATCAGATGTGTTTGCAGATAGCTTCGAGACTAAAGGCAGCAGCAGTTGTGTGACCGTTCACAGTCAGTTTTATTTCACCAACACCACAAACTCATTCAATGTACTGCAGGACTGTGGAAACTGCTCCAGGTCTGTCTGTAACTTTCTGTGTgtttctgtctgtatgtctttctgtctgtgtttcGGTTAGGGCTGGGCAATAGAGCTAAAATGTTTATCATCGATATATAACGTGTTATTCGTTAGCGATAATTATTGATACATTTTATTAAGCTTGTTAAAAAATTACAAgtagaaaaaagttttaatttaaccactgTATGTTTcatttagggatgcacgatatatcggccgacatatcgttatcggccgataactgcttatttttaatattatcggttatcggtctgatagcaaaattaggccgataaatgaaagccgataaatgatggattattttggtttgtttaaccacttcacttgctcattgctcgccatgtggagttttgattggtgctttctgtgacatagcacgaagatgacacgtgttgtggacttaagaagagtatgctagtctagcgcaaagacaagatgtccgcggtctgtgagtttttaattatgaaaataatatgaatatttatcggcttatagatatcggttatcgccccccaaatttaaagagttatcggtatcggccaaaatttccatatcggtgcatccctagtttcatttacacaatttattaagacaaacaataaacacattttagtTTAGCAgtacaaaaaaatgtgtatatctTACATAAAGATTAAATTGGTCTTAAATAAACTCTGTAAATGCATTTTcgtcaccataatgtttgattcctgttctttgtttttttgttgtttgttctaaactttgtttgcaattgaTTGGCTAGTTTTCTTCACCtacatttttaatgtactgtaatgtCACCAAATCAGTACGGCCTGGTAGAGTAACactttgaataagaaatcatttgcaTTGCTTATgtgtagggctgggcaaaaaaaaaatgatttttcgattaatcgttttttttatgtggtcgattcagaatcgattctcaaagagcattttttttaatatatattttttctgcaaacattgaaagtaagattaacgttaatcaaattactagtcttcttcactaaatgtgtcaccctcttttttgccttgcgcgatgttaccaaggagcgagaggtgAGCCTGTCATACTTTCATTTATTCCTTAAAATGGCTGTTTTAGGTGCTTCATCGACactgatgccaccttcacataaaaagtaagaggtatggaagcattttagatttcggaAGCAAGACGACAACAATAGTGTTgtggtttttaatttctttttattaattacccacttgtaaacttctgttcactgttattttttgttaatatagtatttgtattaaatctacaTTCaatgagttgaatcgagaatcgagtataaaaaccgaccTGAGAACCGGAATCaaaaattgaattgagaatCGAAATctaatcgatttgatagcttgtgaatcgatctggaacatctgaattgatacccagccctacttaTGTGTTGAACACTGCCGTCCGCGCGTAGCAACAGTGAGCTTAGCCACGCGTGCGCACACGAGCCGGACGTGGAAAAGAAGTATATCCGGTCCACAAGTATGCACAGTTTACACACAACATTGTTCGGATACTGGTCAGACGCAAAAAACCAAAGAACTGCCACACTGGCGagctaacatttatttttattattgacaATCTCCTCAGCCACAGCACTCATTTTTACACGTTTTCGCGATTGCGAACCCCACAGCAACACTTGGTATTGGCTCTTTGCTTGTCACTTGCATCACGCTCCTTTATCAGGGCATATAATAGGCTGTTTAAGATCTAGGAACGGCAATGTAATGTAGTCCGATGCAGTTTTAGCGATGCATTAACAGGCGTCATATTGAACGTTTTTTCCTATCGTTATCGATAAAGGTGTATTAACGGTACATATCAATATTCTTTTATCGTCCAGCCCTATTTTCTGCGTGTTTCTGTCTGTATTTGAATTTCtgcttgtgtgtgtttgtctgtatgactgactgactgactgactgtgtgtctgtctgtgtgtttctgtctgtgtctgtctatctgtgtctttctgtctgtgcgtgcgtgtgtgattctgattgtgtgtgtctgttgtatgtattttttttctgtattgAAGAAAGACACACTTACTCACCTGTTCACTTTTCTTCCCATCAGGTTGTTTCATGCCAAGCGTATAGAAAACACAAATCTGCTGTTCGTAGTAGCTGAGACGCTGCCTTGTAGCTCCTGTGAGATCGAGAAACTGCTTCCTGTACGAACAAAGTGTATCCTTCCATCCCATAATGCTTTGCTCTCAGAGCTGCAGCTGTGAACACAAGAGCTGTTTCTGCCCTGTCATCTgtttttgattgattgattttcCTTAATGTTTCTTAATGCTCAGCTCAAGAGGAGAACCCGTGTGATGTGTTGAACTCTGCACGCTACAGGAAAGGACCAGATAAATGTTTTGACTACAACGCTGAGGTAAAGCATCGCCTCCAGGCTTATAGAGTGGGCTGAAAAAgctatcacaaaaaaaatatcTTGAGAATGTGTGCTGTTGAATCATTCTCAGTAAGATTAGCAACAAGTGTTTTCAATACTCGtgtttctgtctgtttttctgaGGAGAACCCATCAGAGTGTGGCAACGCCCACTCTTTACACTGTCCAATCAGAGTTCTGCTCTCGATTCAGTTGTTGTTGCTTTATCTCGTTCTACGCTCTTAATCCAGGTCTTCTTCTTCACTGCCTTTGTCTTCATGTCCTTTAACTCCCTGTTCTTTCCTGATGTTCTCCTGGTTTTCCTCGTATGGTGCATTACAGCTGTGTGACATTTCAGCAGAGCTGATCATTATGGGAACACAACCCTGATATTACATGTGCAGatccaaaacaaaacaactgtCTTAACTCGTTTCATCTTTGTAATTCAGAAAATAACGAAGATAAAAACCTGCTGCCGTCAAAAATGTTTGCTTGCCAAATCCAGAAACAGGACAGGACCTGGTTTATTTTGAACTATGAAACCGCAACTGAGAGTTGACTTTATCATCATCACAGTCTCAGAATCTGTGTTTGTGTCTCGCTTCACTTGGATTTAGTGCCAAACCCAGCAAATCCAAACGTATGTGGATATTTAAATACTGGGGACTAGTGGCTTTTCCTCAGATACTTTTTGAAGCTTCCCTGCTAGGAGAAGAGGAATAACGTTTATTGTTAGAGGAAGAGTTTGATTCggtttgatttatttaaagctTGTTGAATGTTTTCATTCGCTGCCTGGTTTGTTATCCATCGATGCCTTGAGCACTTATCTGAACGGACCATCTTTAACATTGATGTGTATTTAACGGACCTTGAGAGAACGCTTCATAAAGACACGTTTCTGAATGTTATCTTAAATCTCttttgtttacagtttaaagGTGAATATTATAAAACCTACCAAGAACATGTCCAGGTCATGTTTTTCTCCAAaattaaaggagacatatcatgataatctgacttttttcatatttaagtgctaAAATCGGATACCAGTGGttcaatcaacctagaaaatgtgataaagatcaacccagtaacttagtgtTGGTAAACCATTTAATGCAGGAGTAAAAAAATTACAGgaaaattaagttttaataaaaaaaacaccattatggtgatcagtgtttgttttaaaggggacacatgaaaatgtgttttttccatgtttaagtgctataattgggtccccagtgcttttattaacctagaaaaagtaataaaagaactatccagtaacttagtgttggtaaatcattctctgcaagcatgtgtaaaaaaaaattcttgatattttgctccccttgtgatgtcagaaggggatcttaatataataaaaccgccccttaatttccactatccaaccacagaaCCGTCATTTAATGCAGAAAGAGGAAAAATGACAgtacaattgagttttaatttcaacaaaccaccattatggtgatcagtgtttgttttaaaaggGACACATCATGAAAATttaactttttccatgtttaagtgctataattgggtccccagtgcttttattaacctggaaaaagtaataaaagaaCTAagcagtaacttagttttggtaaatcattctctgcaagcatgtaaaaaatagctaattggaatttggctccccttgtgatgtcagaaggggatcttattataatattaccgccccttaatttgcactatccaaccgcTGCACTGTCATTTAATGCAGAGAGAGGAAAAAAATGACAggacaattgagttttaatttcaacaaaccaccattatggtgatcagtgtttgttttaaaggggacacatCATGAAAATGTGACTTCCCGTGTtgaagtgctataattgggtccccagtgcttctattaacctagataAAGTTATAAAAGAACTATCCAGTAACTTAGTGTTGGTAAattattctctgcaagcatgtgtaacatttttattgaaatttggctccctttgtgatgttaGAAGGGaatgttattataataataccacccttaTTCTGCACTACCCAACCCACGGCactaccatttagtgcagagagagagagagagagacagaaattAATTAacagcacaactgagtttcaatttcaacacatcaccattatggcgatcagtgtttgcattttatcagctcaactgcatttaaatggacacacccaaaaacggcacatttttgctcacacttacaaagtggcaattttaacatgttataataaattatctgtggggtatatTGAGCTAAAACCTAACATACCTACTCTGGGGATACCAAAGATTGATCCCTtttaaatgtctcctttaaataaacaaagaaattatACTTTGCATAAAGATTTAAGATTTGTTTTAATGACAGTCAACCACATCATCtcataatgcaaaaaaattatataattactGTAATGTGGATTTTTGCATCTTTGATGCATTAAATTCAAAATCTTTTACTATTGCAGTCATTTTTAAGTATAACAGTAACAAAATACTTAACAGTGTTAAAATAAGCTTAATTTCTTTTATGCAAACTAATATTTCTTAGTTTTGATGTATGTGTGAGATATCTGAACTGGTCTTGTTCTTGATAAGATTAACCCGAGCATGTGATGTAGTGTTTTATTGACTTTTTAATGACTTTctctttgtttttgtaaatatgtTGATTTTACACTGAGTATTAAGTTTATACTTCAGCGTGTTTAAATGGAATGGAATACAAGCTGATGCTTTGCTGTCCCGCTGCATGCTGGGAATACCTGCTGTTAAATCTTCTTATATCAGGACATTTACTGCTTTACTGACAGAACTCAAACTGTTTGCTTCAATTTGACTGACCAAAGTTTGTTATTTTGTCTTATTGAGTTCAGAATAGTTATTGAAAGATTGATATTTATTTATCTCTTTTGATTTGAGAGATGCAGTATATGAGTATAGGCTATTGCTTGTGAAATTTCGTAAGTATTTTAAAGGTCCATTTAGAAAGACATTTTCAATTTCGAAAGTTACGTTGATTGTATTTCCCATTGGTCGCCCTTCCGAAACGACTCTACTTTCAGATCAGACTGGGTCGAGTTTGGACCAATAGTCTTTGGCTTGATGTGTTTTGTATCTTACTGGCTTAAGcaatacttttaaatatgttaaatacGCTGAATTGACTTTGTGTAAAGAGAGCATGACAAGCTTATTTTTCATGACTGCTTAAAGCATATCTTTAAATAAtctcttaatgtttgtatttgagCTATCAGTATTATTTaagattatttatattattgtgTTTATGTAAAAATCGCTGTGTTGCCATGAATTTATTAGTATGAATAGGAATGTTtcaattatattatattttattggcTAGTTCTGAAGATGTTTGTTTTCGATGTGAAAGggattttttctctttctgcaGTCTTCCATATCACTTCATTTTGTACAGATGGCACAGCTTTATCAAGAAAGTCTAACTTTGTATCATTGTGTCTTTCATTTCTTGGAAATGTTTATAAGAGAATTGGTGAGATAAAGACATTCATATTTTTCACGTCAACCTGgtgtttttggtttgttttgactTTACATCTGTTTTAAGAACTGCAATAACACAATCGTAAGGACACAACAACTTTTTATTAGTTAAAAGTAGTTCATATTTTATGATTACTTTTTGTTGTGATTTAGGCTTCAAGTTTTATTCTGCTGAGTCTTTTccctaaaaaacaaacaaacaaaaaataaataattaaaaaaattaattaatgaaaATTAATTTCCAATCTTGTATTTTCAATGTTTGGTCTTTATAACCcaaatgtatgcatgtatgtatgtatgtatgtgtttttCTGCATTTATTTCAGGTAGCAGTTTGGTTACAGTACCAGCAGGTGGAGCTCCCTTCCCAATCTCACGGCTCTTGACTCTCAGCTTGTTGACCTGAGACTCTGCAATATCAGCGCGTTCCTGTGACTCCTCCATCTCATGCTGCACCTTCCTGTATCTGGACAGGTGAGTGTTGGCCTGCTCCTCCTGTAAATTGagatttttttagttaatttgtATCTTCTCATTTGATTTATGAACTTTTAGGATGACGTCACAATGTTCAGAAACAAAACCATCACTCACAGCTTCCTCAGCTTGACGCTTGTAGGACTTGACTTTCATCTGCAGCTTGTCCACCAAATCTTGCAGTCTCATCACATTCTTCTTATCTTCTTCAGTCTGTAGAAGTCAAAGAGGTTAAATCACTATCCAGCATTGTAGATTGACTCATCTGTTGTTACTTCTGTACAGATGGTAAGTACCTGGTAGGTGAGCTCCATCACTCTCCTCTCATATTTGAGCAGTCCTTTAAGAGCTTCAGCACTAAGTCTCTGTTCACCCTCAACTTCAGACTCCAGCTCACGCACCTTCAGTAAAGAAGTATTTTACAATAAgttttgttcttttatttgagtAAACAAGCAACACGAGTGCTCATATATTGCTCAACAACACTAGAACTTCTAAGGCTTTTTGTCACTTCAATTGTCTGTAGTCACTTTGTGTAACTCTCTTTTGGTTCTAATCATATTTTGTTAGTAATGTCCACTTCTCAGAGTTCTAGCCTGGCTTTAAAtagttgttttttttaccaaTATTCTCTCTGTCGTGGTCAGGACTTGTGAGAATAAATTCTGAACCTGAACATTCAAAACCTACCCTGGCCTCCAGTTTCTGGAGCTGTTTCTTTCCTCCTTTCATGGCCAGACTCTCAGCCTCATCCAGACGGTGCTGCAGGTCTTTCACCGTAATCTCCATGTTCTTCTTCATCCTCTCGAGGTGAGAACTGGTGTCCTGCTCCTTCTTCAGCTCCTCAGCCATCATGGCAGCCTGTAATGAGAGACAAATATCATTAACTACGCTTTAGGACAAAGACACATCAAAGCTGCATTTAAGAATTATATGGTTGCACGCGCTCTTTAGAATAATATCTACATTGAAAGTAGACTGTAGCAAATACTCACATCAGTGATGGCCTTCTTGGCTTTCTCCTCTGCATTTCTGGCCTCCTGGACCGCATCATCCACCTCACCTTGAACCTGGACCAGATCAGCTTCAAGCTTCTTCTTGGTGTTAATAAGACTTGTATTCTGTGAGACATCAACAGCTTCAGTCAGAAACCTCACTGTAACCTTCAAACAGCTGTTCTCAAGTTTAGTGTTATTGTACAATTATTGTACCTGAGAGTGCAGCAGTCCCACACGCTCACTGGCATCCACAAGCTCCTGCTCGGCCACTTTGCGGCCTCTCTCAGCTTGCTCCAGTGCTACTCTTAGCTCCTCAATCTCAGCTTGCATCAGGTTATTCCTGCGCTCCACCATTGCAGCCTGTTCCTTCATGTCTTCCTGACCTCTGATGGCTTCATCAAGGTGCAGTTGGGCATCCTGTGGCAGGATTAGGGTGTCAGCATTCAAGCTTTGATTCTAATTCAGACAACTAAACGTTTTACAGAAGGAATGTTACCTTGAGTTGGCCTTGGACGTTCCTCAGCTGTTTCTGGGCCTCAGCAGCCTGGCGGTTTGCATGACTCAACTGAATCTCCATCTCATTGAGATCTCCCTCCATCTTCTTCTTGACTCTCAGGGCATCGTTTCTGCTCCTGACCTCAGAGTCCAAAGTGCTTTGCATGGAATCAATAACTCTTTGGCTGTTCCTTTTGATCTGCTCAATCTCCTCATCTTTTTCAGCAAGTTTTCTGTCAATCTCGCTCTTGACCTGGGTCAGCTCCAGCTGGATACGAATAATCTTGGATTCTTCATGTTCCAGAGTGCCCTGATAAACAGTAGTGAGGTTTTATTAACATACAAGAAGAGTGAGATGTGTGAGTAATAGATGCTTGCATggttttaatgttgatttacCTCAGCTTCCTCCAGTGCAGTCTGGATCTCTGATTTCTCAATCTCCACTGCCTTCTTGGCTTTCTCTAATTCATGAATGCTCTTTCCAGTTTCTCCAAGCTGCTCAGTGAGTTCAGAAATCTCCTCTAAAGGTACaaaatacagttttaaaagtTATAGTTTCAATGTTTCTTTTTTAAGAGTGTGTTAATAAAATTGCCATTTACGTTGCAAAttcttgttctctctcttcaGAGTCTCCAGGTGATCAAGAGTTTCTTCATAAGAGTTCTTCATCTTGAAGAGCTCAGTGCTGAGGGAACGAGCTTCTTTCTGAGCACCTTCTAGCTCAGCCTGACCTTCCTCATACTTCTGTTTCCACTCTGCCAGGACCTTGTCAAAAATAGAAACGTAATCATTAAAGTTCAtgaatttcatgaagtttagatttttagatgtcatgttttccTTACCTTATCAAAGTTTCTCTGCTTCTTGTCCAGGTTGGCAGCCAATGCATTTGCTCTCTCCACATCAATCATGAGGTCCTCGACTTCACCCAGCAATCTCTGCTTGGTCTTTTCCAGAGAAGCACACTTGGAGTTCACAGCCTCAACAGATTCTTCAGCATCCTGGAGACGCTGAGCCAGCTTTTTCCTTTGGAACATTGTATGAAATTATGTCTTGGTCTATCAGATGTGAATTGCTCaataatttacttaaatgttGTGCATTATTTCTTGGCTTCCTCAAGCTCCTCAGTGCGCTGGATAGCATCAGTCTCATATTTGGTTCTCCACTGAGCCACCTCACTGTTGGCCTTAGACATGCCACGCTGAAGTTCACCTTTTGCCTCTTGCTCCTCTTCATACTGCTCTCTGAGCAAATCACAGTCATGGCGAGCAGACTGGACAGCATGGGCCAGAGCGTTCTTGGCCTAAAAtcaaacatgtttaatttgcatTAGAAGTCTCTGTCTCCTTGTTTTTCTTGAAATGGAAATACATTTCACTATGTGTTATGATTTACCTTAAGTTCCTCCTCAACATGTCTCTTGAGTTCTTCAATCTGTTGAGTGAAAGCCTGTTTTCCTCTGGTCAGCTGAGAAACAAGAGCTTCTTTCTCCTCCAGCTGGCGAGCCAGTTCACCTGTTAATCCGCTTTGTGTTAATAATTCTATTgaacaattttatttaaaatataattttgttatGCACTAACCATTCTCAGTTGCAAGTCTTGCTCTTTGGGCACTCGTGTCATTGAGCTGGCGAACATTTTCATCATTCTTGGACTTGATTTCACTCAGTTGGTCTTCAAGGGAACGGCACATCTTCTCTAAGTTACCCTTTAAGAATACAAAAGTGTTTTACTCATGTTTTGTCTCATTATGGAGTTTCATTTAATGATCTTCTGCTTGTGATTACCCTTTGATTTGGCCACTGCCTCCATGTTGCTTGATAAGTCATCAATCTCCATCTTGTACTCACTCTTCTCCTTCTCCAGCTTTTGCTTAACACGCTGAAGGTTGTCAATCTGTTCTCCGAGCTCAGCCACACTGTCTGCCTGCTTCTTTCGGAGAGCGGCCGCTGTAGCCTCATGTTGTAAGGTGGACTCTTCCAGATCACGACGCAACTTCTGGAATTCTGCTTCCCTCTTCTTGTTCATCTCAATCTGGGCAGAAGTGGCACCACCAGCTTCCTCAAGCCTCTCACTGATTTCTTCAAGTTCCCTGGAGAGATCAGCTCTCTGCTTCTCTACTTTAGCACGAGCAGCTCGCTCGGCCTCAATTTCTTCCTCCAACTCCTCAATGCGGGCCTATTTTAAAATATCTATTTAGTTTATCATACTTGTACCTTTTTTgtctggactataagtcacacttttttcatagtttggcagGTCCTGGAACTTCTAGTTAGGTGCGTCTTATacatcaaaattatttcatatgaaccaagagaaactattaccgtctacagccgtgagagtccgctctatgctgctcctgtatttatgtaattcagtgGATTCCGTTATGTGGAATGACTTcaggacctttttgaacttgacttggcttgtcgtgttaattttgcctattcagcctccccggtatgttctgtatgctattgtttagttgaataacttgcctttccagaataaatgtctgttcttcagctttgattttgtgaaatcattttctaaataaacgcatTGTATAGTCCAGTGTgacttatttatgttttttgtcttcaaaacgcatttttgactaatgcgacttatagtcaggaaATGTGAATTATCTCAGCTAGGTACTTCATAATGTAATAGAAATTACCTGAAGTTCTTTGATCTTCTTCTGAAGCTGTGCCCCTAAAGACTGTTCATCTTCAATCTTGCTGATCAGTTGACTTATCTCAAAGTCCTTCCTGTTTCAAGAAAATTAAGGTTTGTAGAATGTGTATTGGTTTACATTTGCTAATTTTCTATCTTGTACTCACTTTTTGATCTTTTCGTCTGAttgttgtttgtcattttccaggTCCATTATAGATTCCTGGGTCAGTTTCAGATCACCCTCAAGCTTTCTCTTTGCTCTCTCAAGATCCATACGGAGCTTCTTCTCTTGCTCCAGTGAACCCTCAAGCTGTTCATAAAAGCCAGTACATTAGAATCTCCTACATAAAGATTTATTTCGTTTTATTTATGGTCTAATTATCATGTTTAACATCTTACATCATCCACTTGCTGCTCAAGTTTTGTCTTAGCTTTAGTCAGAGTGTTGACTTTGTCTTCCTCTGCTTGAAGGTCATCAAGGGTTTGCTGGTGTGCCTCTTGGAGGGCTTTCTTCTCTTTGGTCAGCTTGGCAATACTCTCATCCTGAGAGGCCATCTCCTCAGTCAGGTTTTTCACCTAAATGCAAAGCAttgttcagtgtttttcttATCAAGCATTTACACATGGGCCGTGTTGTCAGGAAGATGTGATTAAATGTGAACCTTGTTTTCTGTTGCATGTTTCTCCTTTTCCACTTTGGCCAAGGTGAGCTCCAGGTCATCAATATCTTTCTTCAGTTCAGAGCATTCATCTTCTAGTTTCCTCTTCTTAGCAGTCAATTCAGCATTGATCTCCTCCTCATCCTCCAGTCTCTCGGTTGACTCTTTGAGTTTGGCCTCAAGCTGGATCTTGCTTTTGATAAGACCTTCACATCTCTCCTCAGCATCATTGAGACTATCAGCTTCCTATTTATTGGGATAAGGACAAGGTTAATTTCTTGAACCTGTTGAAATCTATCAATGTGGGTATAAGCACTGCAGCACTCACAGATGCTACTTGCAGTTGAAGATCATTTTTCTCCTGCAGGAGTGACACCATTTTCTCCTCAAGCTCCTTCTTTTTCGCTAGTGCCTTGGCTAGATCCTCCTTCATTTTCTCATAGTTCTCCTTCATGGCTGCCATTTCTTTCTCTGTCTCTGCACTCTTCAGAAGAGGTTTAATCTTGAAGTACAGCTTCATCCATGGCCAGTGTTTCACATTCACGAATGAGCGGATGTTGTATTGGATGGTGAAAATTGATTCTCTGTGTAAAATATCATCAGTTAACACCTATCTTTGAAACCATTTCATTTAATGTGTTTACTAGACACTTTGAATGTACATTGTACCTCCTTTCCATCATTTTGACAAACTCCTTCCTCATTACATATCCACGACAAAGGGCCTGAGTCATGGTTACCAGCGAGGCTAGTTTCTCATCTCTCATCTCTTCAAGAGTACCCAGCAGACCAGCTTTGAAGAACACCTGCAATCCCACCACAGAATTTATTTTAACTGGTAGTAAACCTGTTGTCTCTGTCTACCTAGTATGACTTCAAGATTtcaactaaacttctgtcacaTACTTTGGTGTGTCCAAACTTATACTGGTTGTGGTCGACGTCAATAGAGCCCAAGAGTTTCTCTGAAGCTTTCTTGTTGTCCATGAACTGTCCCTCAGGGATGACACTAGCATTCAATACTTTGTATCTGAAATCAAGTGTTTTGAAACATTAATGATAGGTCTTGACTGTATTTGTAGTGAGATTAATGTTACACTGTGATTGCTTAAACAGAATACCTCTGTTTGAAGTCACCGTAGAGGATTCTGCTGGGGAAACCTTTCCTGCAGATTC is a genomic window containing:
- the LOC129453203 gene encoding LOW QUALITY PROTEIN: myosin heavy chain, fast skeletal muscle (The sequence of the model RefSeq protein was modified relative to this genomic sequence to represent the inferred CDS: deleted 2 bases in 1 codon; substituted 1 base at 1 genomic stop codon), which gives rise to MGDGEMECFGPAAIYLRKPERERIEAQNTPFDAKTAFFVTDTDEMYLKGTLVSKEGGKATVKTQSGKTLTVKDDQIFPMNPPKFDKIEDMAMMTHLNEATVLYNLKERYAAWMIYTYSGLFCVPVNPYKWLPVYDAIVVSGYRGKKRIEAPPHIFSISDNAYQFMLTDRDNQSILITGESGAGKTVNTKRVIQYFATIAVAGPKRAEPVPGKMQGSLEDQIIAANPLLEAYGNAKTVRNDNSSRFGKFIRIHFGTTGKLASADIETYLLEKSRVTFQLSAERSYHIFYQLMTGHKPELLEALLITTNPYDYPMISMGEITVKSIDDVEEFIATDTAIDILGFTGEEKIGIYKLTGAVMHHGNMKFKQKQREEQAEPDGTEEADKISYLMGLNSADLLKAVCYPRVKVGNEYVTKGQTVPQVNNAVSALCKSVYEKMFLWMVIRINEMLDTKQPRQFFIGVLDIAGFEIFDYNSLEQLCINFTNEKLQQFFNHHMFVLEQEEYKKEGIEWEFIDFGMDLAACIELIEKPMGIFSILEEECMFPKATDMSFKNKLHDQHLGKCAAFQKPKPAKGKAEAHFSLVHYAGTVDYNISGWLDKNKDPLNDSVVQLYQKSSVKLLAFLYAVSASEAEAAGKKAGKKKGGSFQTVSALFRENLGKLMTNLRSTHPHFVRCLIPNESKTPGLMENHLVIHQLRCNGVLEGIRICRKGFPSRILYGDFKQRYKVLNASVIPEGQFMDNKKASEKLLGSIDVDHNQYKFGHTKVFFKAGLLGTLEEMRDEKLASLVTMTQALCRGYVMRKEFVKMMERRESIFTIQYNIRSFVNVKHWPWMKLYFKIKPLLKSAETEKEMAAMKENYEKMKEDLAKALAKKKELEEKMVSLLQEKNDLQLQVASEADSLNDAEERCEGLIKSKIQLEAKLKESTERLEDEEEINAELTAKKRKLEDECSELKKDIDDLELTLAKVEKEKHATENKVKNLTEEMASQDESIAKLTKEKKALQEAHQQTLDDLQAEEDKVNTLTKAKTKLEQQVDDLEGSLEQEKKLRMDLERAKRKLEGDLKLTQESIMDLENDKQQSDEKIKKKDFEISQLISKIEDEQSLGAQLQKKIKELQARIEELEEEIEAERAARAKVEKQRADLSRELEEISERLEEAGGATSAQIEMNKKREAEFQKLRRDLEESTLQHEATAAALRKKQADSVAELGEQIDNLQRVKQKLEKEKSEYKMEIDDLSSNMEAVAKSKGNLEKMCRSLEDQLSEIKSKNDENVRQLNDTSAQRARLATENGELARQLEEKEALVSQLTRGKQAFTQQIEELKRHVEEELKAKNALAHAVQSARHDCDLLREQYEEEQEAKGELQRGMSKANSEVAQWRTKYETDAIQRTEELEEAKKXCTTFKKKLAQRLQDAEESVEAVNSKCASLEKTKQRLLGEVEDLMIDVERANALAANLDKKQRNFDKVLAEWKQKYEEGQAELEGAQKEARSLSTELFKMKNSYEETLDHLETLKRENKNLQQEISELTEQLGETGKSIHELEKAKKAVEIEKSEIQTALEEAEGTLEHEESKIIRIQLELTQVKSEIDRKLAEKDEEIEQIKRNSQRVIDSMQSTLDSEVRSRNDALRVKKKMEGDLNEMEIQLSHANRQAAEAQKQLRNVQGQLKDAQLHLDEAIRGQEDMKEQAAMVERRNNLMQAEIEELRVALEQAERGRKVAEQELVDASERVGLLHSQNTSLINTKKKLEADLVQVQGEVDDAVQEARNAEEKAKKAITDAAMMAEELKKEQDTSSHLERMKKNMEITVKDLQHRLDEAESLAMKGGKKQLQKLEARVRELESEVEGEQRLSAEALKGLLKYERRVMELTYQTEEDKKNVMRLQDLVDKLQMKVKSYKRQAEEAEEQANTHLSRYRKVQHEMEESQERADIAESQVNKLRVKSREIGKGKDSAE